The DNA segment CGCCTTCCTGAACATGCAAAGGCGTATATTATATCCATCCTTCGAGCTCCGTGAACGTGAGTGCTGCTCGCAGAGTCTGATGCATGCATCCGTAAGCGCTTGATCCCGTCTTATAGTTTAGTCTAAGCATATATAATAATTTCAGGGAGCGGTCACGTGAAGACAGGATCACGGACAATGCGTTTCGACCTGCGGGAGGTGATCCGCGCTGTCGCGGGGTTTAACTTACATCTTTGGAGAGTCCGTGGGTAAACGTCCGAGGTTCGCCCTCTGGCTTGAGTTCATCCTTATATTTGCAGGTGCGCCTGTGCTCGTACTTATCCTTAGGGACAGGTGGCTCACGGTCGGGCTTCTCTGGGCGGGAGCGGCCGGAGCATACATCTATAGCCGTCGGTTCAATGCGGACACGGTCCCGGGGGACATATCGCTCCGCGAAGGCATCAGAGATGTCATGATCAGATTCGCGGTACTGGCTCCGTTAATAACCTCAGCTGCGTGGATTGCGATGCCGGGATCATTCCTCTCGTTCCCCCGCGAGCGCCCCGGTATATGGATTCTCGTGATGCTATTGTATCCGCTCCTCTCTGTCTGGCCTCAGGAAATGGTATACCGGGCGTTCATCTTCCGCCGCTACGCGCCCCTCTTCGGCGCCTGGGGCGGGTATATCCTCGCGTCTGCGCTCGCCTTCGGGTACATGCACATTATATTTATCAATTCCATAGCGGTAGTGGTGTCGGTCCTGGGCGGGCTGCTGTTCGCCAGGAATTATGTGCGGCACAGGTCGCTCGCCCTCGTCTCCATAGAGCACGCCCTTTACGGATGCCTGATCTTCACTGTCGGGCTCGGGAGATTCTTCTTCACGGGATATGCCTGGGGCTGAGGGCTCCTCCCATCCGCGTAAGGATATCTGGCATGCACTACTTGCAAAGCCGCATTCTTTGTCGCATCTTATTTGTATGGTACTATTTTCCCTCCTCTCCGAACCGGAATAATCAATGGTGGGTGTAGCTCAGCTTGGTTAGAGCGCTAGGTTGTGGCCCTAGAGGTCGCGGGTTCAAGTCCCGTCACTCACCCCATCTTTTTTTAGGGGGAATATTCCCGGCCCTCCAATCCCCGGCGAGAGCCGAACGCGGTGTACGGGGCGCATGCGCAGGGTCCGATAGATACACTGTTATGCAGAAGTAAAAAAACGAACTTTTCCCGAAACTTCTTGGATTCCCGATTTCCAAACTTTAATAGAACACACGAAAAATACTATCAACCGACATGAATTAAAAATTTGTATGTAATCGAGTCGATATTCAGTATACTGGTTTTTTATGCTTGAAGAGGTTATATGATCAAGGAGAAATTCGATGGTATGAGTATTTTAAATGAGCTTGGAAAGAAATTGAATTTAGTATTGAAACATTTTGATCTTAGACTGGACCGAATTGGCGACGAAAAAATTTCAATAAATGATTATTCATATTTTCCTAAAACAAGATCATGGTTGGAAACAGTTGGGATTTCAACCTTGCAGGAACAGTTAATCCAAGACGAACCTGCGTTTGCGGATATACTATTATCATTTTCACAATATTCGGAGTGCTTTGAAGCAATACCACTGTATAATAATGGGGATGATACTTGCCCTTACTGGATTAACGACTGGCTACCGGGTCTCGACGCAGTCTCTATATACGGCCTTCTAGCAACCAACAATCCTTCCGTATATTTTGAAATAGGTTCGGGTATTTCAACAATGTTTGCAAAAAGAGCTATCGAAGATCATTATCTCTCAACAAGAATAATGTCGCTTGATCCGGAGCCTAGAGCATCTATTGATGTTATATGCGACGATTTAATACGTTTACCTTGTGAGGAAGTACCTATTTCGCTTTTTGAGAATTTACCGGGTGATATGGTTTTTTTCGTAGATAGTAGCCATAGGGCGTTTCAAAATTCTGATGTAACTGTTTTTTTTACTGAGATATTGCCGTCTCTTCCTGAAGGGTGCGTCTGGGGGCTTCACGACATAGAGCTCCCATACGATTATAAAAGTGATGTGAGAGACCGTTATTATAACGAACAGTACCTTTTGGCAGCTTACCTGTTGGGGGGCGGAGGCGACGATAATATTCACTTG comes from the Thermodesulfobacteriota bacterium genome and includes:
- a CDS encoding CPBP family intramembrane glutamic endopeptidase, producing the protein MGKRPRFALWLEFILIFAGAPVLVLILRDRWLTVGLLWAGAAGAYIYSRRFNADTVPGDISLREGIRDVMIRFAVLAPLITSAAWIAMPGSFLSFPRERPGIWILVMLLYPLLSVWPQEMVYRAFIFRRYAPLFGAWGGYILASALAFGYMHIIFINSIAVVVSVLGGLLFARNYVRHRSLALVSIEHALYGCLIFTVGLGRFFFTGYAWG
- a CDS encoding class I SAM-dependent methyltransferase, with product MIKEKFDGMSILNELGKKLNLVLKHFDLRLDRIGDEKISINDYSYFPKTRSWLETVGISTLQEQLIQDEPAFADILLSFSQYSECFEAIPLYNNGDDTCPYWINDWLPGLDAVSIYGLLATNNPSVYFEIGSGISTMFAKRAIEDHYLSTRIMSLDPEPRASIDVICDDLIRLPCEEVPISLFENLPGDMVFFVDSSHRAFQNSDVTVFFTEILPSLPEGCVWGLHDIELPYDYKSDVRDRYYNEQYLLAAYLLGGGGDDNIHLPNAFISSRLKLVNIIRENIFTSKYFDGVKKHGTCFWMTRECS